In Artemia franciscana chromosome 8, ASM3288406v1, whole genome shotgun sequence, a genomic segment contains:
- the LOC136030269 gene encoding histone H2A: MSGRGKGGKVKGKAKSRSNRAGLQFPVGRIHRLLRKGNYAERVGAGAPVYLAAVMEYLAAEVLELAGNAARDNKKTRIIPRHLQLAIRNDEELNKLLSGVTIAQGGVLPNIQAVLLPKKTEKPAKA; encoded by the coding sequence ATGTCAGGAAGAGGAAAGGGTGGAAAAGTGAAGGGAAAGGCAAAGTCCCGTTCAAATAGGGCAGGTCTCCAATTCCCAGTGGGAAGGATCCACCGTCTTCTGAGAAAGGGCAACTATGCGGAACGAGTTGGTGCAGGCGCACCCGTTTACCTTGCAGCGGTGATGGAATATTTGGCTGCCGAGGTCCTTGAGCTTGCTGGTAATGCTGCAcgagataacaaaaaaactcgTATTATTCCTCGTCACCTTCAGCTTGCCATTAGAAATGATGAAGAACTGAACAAGCTTCTGTCGGGGGTCACCATTGCCCAAGGAGGTGTTTTGCCCAATATTCAAGCAGTCCTTCTACCAAAGAAGACTGAAAAACCAGCAAAGGCTTAA
- the LOC136029822 gene encoding histone H1-delta-like, with protein sequence MSEVEAEVAPTTVESQSMASPAKKEKKAKAPKPAKVVKPKGDKKAKAPANHPKYTEMITKSIADLKERGGSSRQAILKYIMANFQVGNDAKIVNMHLKQALKRCLANGIVINPKGTGVTGSFKLAKPIKAESPKAGKPAKPTAKKTSVKKTAKPTAVKKSTSAKKATKPTAGSKKPVKAFKKPNVAKKAVAAKKSTPKKGSSVKKAPAAKKVASKKSVAKKSAKK encoded by the coding sequence ATGTCTGAAGTTGAAGCTGAAGTGGCACCAACAACTGTAGAATCCCAGAGCATGGCTTCACCAgccaagaaggaaaagaaagcaaaggCTCCGAAACCAGCTAAGGTTGTAAAACCTAAAGGGGATAAAAAGGCCAAGGCACCAGCAAACCACCCAAAATACACGGAAATGATCACCAAATCCATTGCTGACCTGAAAGAACGCGGGGGATCTAGCCGTCAGGCcattctcaaatacataatgGCCAATTTCCAGGTTGGCAATGATGCCAAAATTGTGAATATGCATCTTAAACAGGCTTTGAAGCGTTGCCTTGCAAACGGAATTGTTATAAATCCCAAAGGTACTGGCGTAACTGGTTCTTTCAAGCTTGCAAAGCCTATCAAGGCCGAAAGCCCCAAGGCTGGAAAGCCTGCCAAGCCCACAGCAAAGAAAACCTCAGTCAAGAAAACAGCCAAACctactgcagttaaaaagtcaacttcAGCCAAAAAGGCTACCAAGCCAACGGCTGGTAGCAAGAAACCTGTAAAGGCTTTCAAGAAACCCAATGTTGCCAAAAAAGCAGTAGCAGCAAAGAAGTCGACACCTAAGAAGGGGTCATCAGTCAAGAAAGCCCCCGCCGCCAAGAAAGTGGCATCTAAAAAGTCAGTAGCTAAGAAATCAGCTAAAAAGTAA
- the LOC136030272 gene encoding histone H4 yields MTGRGKGGKGLGKGGAKRHRKVLRDNIQGITKPAIRRLARRGGVKRISGLIYEETRGVLKVFLENVIRDAVTYTEHAKRKTVTAMDVVYALKRQGRTLYGFGG; encoded by the coding sequence atgacAGGAAGAGGAAAAGGAGGAAAGGGGCTTGGAAAAGGAGGCGCAAAACGTCATCGCAAAGTTCTTCGTGACAATATCCAGGGTATCACAAAGCCAGCAATCAGAAGACTGGCTCGCCGTGGTggtgtaaaacgtatatctggcctaatttacgaggaaaccagaggtgttcttaaagtttttctagAAAATGTTATTCGCGATGCTGTCACCTACACAGAGCATGCCAAGAGAAAGACTGTCACTGCAATGGATGTAGTCTACGCTCTGAAGCGTCAAGGTCGTACATTGTATGGCTTTGGTGGTTAA
- the LOC136030270 gene encoding histone H2B, protein MAPKTSGKAAKKAGKAQKNISKTDKKRKRKRKESYAIYIYKVLKQVHPDTGVSSKAMSIMNSFVNDIFERIAAEASRLAHYNKRSTITSREVQTAVRLLLPGELAKHAVSEGTKAVTKYTSSK, encoded by the coding sequence ATGGCTCCAAAAACTTCAGGAAAAGCGGCAAAGAAAGCTGGTAAGGCGCAAAAAAACATCAGCAAAACTGATAAGAAAAGGAAACGAAAGAGGAAGGAAAGCTACGCCATTTACATTTACAAAGTTCTTAAGCAAGTGCATCCCGACACTGGTGTTTCTAGCAAGGCAATGAGCATCATGAATAGCTTTGTCAACGATATCTTTGAAAGGATTGCTGCGGAAGCCTCTCGTCTAGCTCACTACAACAAGAGGTCCACCATCACTAGCAGAGAGGTTCAAACTGCTGTGAGGCTGCTCCTACCCGGAGAACTTGCCAAGCATGCCGTTAGTGAAGGCACTAAAGCTGTAACAAAATACACAAGCTCCAAATAA